The segment aataaagaaaataacttgAAGAGCAGAAAGGCAATTAAAGCGAGCTTACTTTGCAGCAGGAGCACTGCTGTTCTCATTTGCAGCAGCCACTTGGCTGATTTTCTCTTGAACTGGCTTTGGAGATTGAGCAACATCATCTTTCTTGGCAGGTCCTGCAACACATGATTTCTGGGAATTACCATTATCACCTCTGGGAGAAAACAAAATAGCTCCTTTACCCAAATCAACTTCAGATCCATTACTCCCAGAGAAAACCCATTTCCCAGAAGACCCAACAATGGCATCTGAGAAACCTCTCTTAGTTCCTGACACTAAATTCTTTAGCGGCCTAAGAGGATAACCATTAGTGTTGTTGGTGTCAATATCTTTTCCAAAAAGAGACACCCCAGCTGCAGGTAGTGTTAGTTTTCTCTCTGGAGACTGAGACCCTGGCAAGCCAAGCCTTAGCTCAGTTTCTTTCAAGTTGAGAGAAGTATTggtgctgttgctgttgctgttgataTTCTCTTCAGTGGAGAGggtagaggaggaagaggagagcTTGTCAGAGATTTTTTCCATTGAAGGAGTCTCTGACAAGCCTATGTAATCATGTTCCTTTGGAATAGAAGACATCAAAGTTGGTAACAGAAGTAGTGAAAATATAGAGCAGCGGAAGGTTGAGAGGTTTTTGCACAATAAGAAGAGAGAATAAACAGA is part of the Populus nigra chromosome 8, ddPopNigr1.1, whole genome shotgun sequence genome and harbors:
- the LOC133701220 gene encoding auxin-responsive protein IAA27-like isoform X2, producing the protein MSSIPKEHDYIGLSETPSMEKISDKLSSSSSTLSTEENINSNSNSTNTSLNLKETELRLGLPGSQSPERKLTLPAAGVSLFGKDIDTNNTNGYPLRPLKNLVSGTKRGFSDAIVGSSGKWVFSGSNGSEVDLGKGAILFSPRGDNGNSQKSCVAGPAKKDDVAQSPKPVQEKISQVAAANENSSAPAAKAQVVGWPPIRSFRKNTMASSLVKNNEDVEGKSGYGCLYVKVSMDGAPYLRKVDLKTYSNYLELSSALEKMFSCFTIGQCGSHGLRGQDGLTESRLKDILHGSEYVLTYEDKDGDWMLVGDVPWDMFTNSCRRLRIMKGSEAIGLAPRAMEKCKNRN
- the LOC133701220 gene encoding auxin-responsive protein IAA27-like isoform X3 — translated: MSSIPKEHDYIGLSETPSMEKISDKLSSSSSTLSTEENINSNSNSTNTSLNLKETELRLGLPGSQSPERKLTLPAAGVSLFGKDIDTNNTNGYPLRPLKNLVSGTKRGFSDAIVGSSGKWVFSGSNGSEVDLGKGAILFSPRGDNGNSQKSCVAGPAKKDDVAQSPKPVQEKISQVAAANENSSAPAAKAQVVGWPPIRSFRKNTMASSLVKNNEDVEGKSGYGCLYVKVSMDGAPYLRKVDLKTYSNYLELSSALEKMFSCFTIGQCGSHGLRGQDGLTESRLKDILHGSEYVLTYEDKDGDWMLVGDVPWEIEPYMF